A part of Clostridium novyi genomic DNA contains:
- a CDS encoding iron-containing alcohol dehydrogenase, with translation MAHKVIVPKRIVYGKEALKDAGIYLKEFGKKALIVTDEIMVKIGNVSRLTDILNENNIKYAIYDKVNSEPTDVMVDKGIDIYISEKCDYLIGLGGGSSIDTMKAIGAMITNPGKLSDYMGKIIENCPPPLVAVPTTAGTGSEATQFTIISDTVNNVKMLLKGPNLLPQLAIVDAEMTMTAPKGVTAATGIDALTHAIESYTSRLAQPLSDTFALSAIKRIFNNLRKAYNEGNDFEARNQMSLGSLEAGIAFNNASVTIIHGMSRPIGALFHVPHGVSNAMLFVECLKFAIEGTPERFADIAKVIGSYKEGMTNIEAAKTVVDEIGKLCSDINIPTLKEFGIDKVKFFENIDKMAIDALESGSPSNTIKQPTKEEIIEIYKKLWS, from the coding sequence ATGGCACATAAAGTTATTGTTCCAAAAAGAATTGTATATGGTAAGGAAGCACTTAAAGATGCTGGAATTTACCTTAAAGAGTTTGGTAAAAAAGCCTTAATTGTTACTGATGAGATAATGGTTAAAATCGGAAATGTTTCAAGGCTAACAGATATATTAAATGAAAATAATATAAAATATGCAATATATGACAAAGTGAACTCTGAACCAACTGATGTTATGGTTGATAAGGGAATAGATATATATATAAGTGAAAAATGTGATTATTTAATAGGTTTAGGGGGAGGAAGTTCAATTGATACTATGAAGGCAATTGGTGCTATGATAACAAACCCAGGAAAACTATCGGATTATATGGGGAAAATTATAGAAAATTGTCCACCACCACTTGTTGCAGTACCAACAACAGCTGGAACTGGATCAGAAGCAACACAATTTACGATTATTTCAGATACAGTAAATAATGTAAAGATGTTATTAAAAGGACCAAATTTATTACCACAACTTGCAATAGTTGATGCTGAAATGACAATGACAGCTCCAAAAGGAGTTACAGCAGCTACAGGAATAGATGCTTTAACTCATGCAATTGAATCTTATACATCAAGACTTGCTCAACCTTTATCAGATACATTTGCTTTATCAGCAATAAAACGTATTTTTAACAACTTAAGAAAAGCTTATAATGAAGGAAATGACTTTGAAGCTAGAAATCAAATGTCACTTGGTTCATTAGAAGCTGGTATAGCGTTTAATAATGCATCAGTTACAATAATTCATGGAATGAGTAGACCAATAGGAGCATTATTTCATGTACCACATGGAGTTTCAAACGCTATGCTTTTCGTAGAGTGTTTAAAGTTTGCTATTGAAGGAACTCCAGAACGTTTTGCAGATATAGCTAAAGTAATTGGTTCATACAAAGAAGGTATGACTAATATAGAAGCAGCTAAAACAGTTGTTGATGAGATTGGAAAATTATGTTCAGATATAAATATACCAACTTTAAAGGAGTTTGGAATAGATAAAGTAAAATTCTTTGAAAATATTGATAAAATGGCCATTGACGCTTTAGAAAGTGGAAGTCCTAGCAATACAATAAAACAACCAACTAAAGAAGAAATAATAGAAATATATAAAAAATTATGGAGTTAA
- a CDS encoding class II fructose-bisphosphate aldolase, with the protein MPLVNMEQILNKADKEGYGVGSFSVANIEMVMGAIKAAEELSSPLILQIAEVRLLHSPLHIIGPAMVAAAKEAKIPVAVHFDHGINIETIHQALEIGFTSVMFDGSDYPIEENIKKTKEVIKLAEKYGASVEAEIGQVGGSEDGSVDIDIRLTSVEDAEKFYDETGVNALAVAIGNAHGVYKEEPKLRMDRLKEIDKSVDVPLVLHGGSGINEYDFKNCVDNGIRKLNVATATFNNVVRRVEMLFNTNKSVDYFTYHDEVIDAAYENVKKHIMIFGSRNRA; encoded by the coding sequence ATGCCTTTAGTAAATATGGAACAAATTTTAAATAAAGCTGATAAAGAAGGCTATGGAGTAGGCTCCTTTAGTGTTGCGAATATAGAAATGGTTATGGGAGCTATAAAGGCAGCTGAAGAATTAAGTTCACCTTTAATTCTTCAGATTGCTGAAGTAAGATTACTCCATTCACCATTACATATAATAGGACCAGCAATGGTAGCAGCGGCTAAAGAAGCAAAAATACCTGTAGCTGTTCATTTTGATCACGGTATAAATATAGAAACAATTCATCAAGCTCTAGAAATAGGATTTACATCTGTCATGTTTGATGGATCAGATTATCCAATAGAAGAAAATATAAAGAAAACTAAGGAAGTTATAAAACTTGCTGAAAAGTACGGGGCATCAGTTGAAGCTGAAATAGGTCAAGTAGGTGGCAGTGAGGATGGCTCAGTTGATATAGATATAAGATTAACTAGTGTTGAAGATGCAGAGAAATTTTATGATGAAACAGGAGTAAATGCATTAGCTGTAGCCATTGGAAATGCTCATGGAGTCTACAAAGAAGAACCAAAACTTAGAATGGATAGATTAAAAGAAATAGATAAAAGTGTGGATGTACCGTTAGTTCTCCATGGTGGTTCTGGAATCAATGAATACGATTTCAAAAATTGTGTTGATAATGGAATAAGAAAATTAAATGTAGCAACAGCAACATTTAACAACGTTGTAAGAAGAGTAGAGATGTTATTTAATACTAATAAATCAGTAGATTATTTTACTTATCATGATGAAGTTATTGATGCAGCTTATGAGAATGTAAAAAAACATATCATGATATTTGGAAGTCGTAATAGAGCATAA